Proteins from one Arthrobacter sp. DNA4 genomic window:
- a CDS encoding ThuA domain-containing protein has product MTREHDNEFRSFRAHNQWLTAVLEDTGRFHVRVVEDPRGLGAGVIDKYDVVLVVFEGRDGYHEKAVGFGAETDAALLKFVHEDGKGIVWFHGSAVQEDDWGYPEEYNVMRGAKLSVPTGLRPRPWGEARLQTAGPRHPITEGVSGTWTVTGDDILTGVQLYDGAEMLLSVFDDLESYENAPMWPMPHYPVDIPEGGLANLPGINTQQPLAWINDYGSGRSFTITIGHDIDTFRRIEFIRMFPRGVEWAATGKVTLDGPDRRGERRFLPWPYYNHEG; this is encoded by the coding sequence ATGACCCGGGAGCATGACAACGAATTCCGCAGCTTCCGGGCGCACAACCAATGGCTTACCGCTGTCCTGGAGGACACGGGCAGGTTCCACGTGCGCGTCGTGGAGGATCCGCGCGGACTGGGAGCCGGCGTCATCGATAAGTACGACGTGGTCCTGGTGGTGTTCGAGGGGCGGGACGGGTACCACGAAAAGGCGGTGGGCTTCGGTGCCGAAACCGATGCCGCGCTGCTGAAGTTTGTCCATGAGGACGGGAAGGGCATCGTATGGTTTCACGGCTCGGCCGTCCAGGAGGACGACTGGGGCTACCCCGAGGAGTACAACGTCATGCGGGGCGCGAAACTCAGTGTGCCCACCGGGCTGCGGCCGCGGCCCTGGGGTGAGGCCCGGCTGCAAACCGCCGGGCCCCGCCATCCCATCACCGAGGGCGTCAGCGGGACATGGACCGTCACCGGTGACGACATCCTGACCGGCGTGCAGCTGTACGACGGCGCGGAAATGCTGCTGTCAGTATTCGATGACCTGGAGTCCTACGAGAATGCGCCCATGTGGCCCATGCCGCATTACCCGGTGGATATCCCCGAGGGAGGCCTCGCCAACCTTCCCGGGATCAATACGCAGCAGCCACTCGCCTGGATCAACGACTATGGCAGCGGCCGCAGCTTCACGATTACCATCGGCCACGACATCGACACGTTCCGGCGCATCGAGTTCATCCGGATGTTCCCGCGCGGTGTGGAGTGGGCCGCCACCGGAAAAGTCACCCTCGACGGGCCGGACCGCCGCGGCGAGCGCCGCTTCCTGCCCTGGCCCTACTACAACCACGAGGGGTAG
- a CDS encoding DUF6379 domain-containing protein — MPNGLLDESSLRAHPDGLALSLTLPWYRSLWLSSVTSLRLTIDGQDVPQGDLSLEVGGTRYALPDLPAQSETLWYLQEHPLLIVRRDRPAAPGDHHTVQLIGELRLPYMQIAPGQDGAPGMYVPNFVNQALELAVTDGPAPAPLLTTATPPPPATGEDPFALGLTLYSASAEFRAGWYDFDGLLNRVADLGIGPGIEIVASQVLPTYPRVTDDFARAWQTAFDKHGFSASSFGANLDMGRRRDRDMTPDEEYEFTETLFHGAKKLGFPLVRIQSAKPGLLRRLLPLAEKLELKMAYEIHAPMGPNSPEIMKVRDVYAELDSPLLGFVADFSSTMHSMSPTLLRAVRRAGLDDDSVDTLQAIWATDAPMRARQEEFIGYLKGRDFDPARLGSFAHLAFNMHGHVSPAEWADIMPQILHVHAKFYDIDEHGDEPAIDYPELVRVFVEGGYRGYWSSEWEGHAFAELGEVDPLVLVRRQHDLIRKSIRSVPATA, encoded by the coding sequence ATGCCCAACGGACTTCTTGACGAATCCAGCCTCCGCGCCCACCCGGACGGACTTGCCCTTTCCCTCACCCTGCCGTGGTACCGGAGCCTCTGGCTCTCCTCGGTCACCAGCCTCCGGCTCACCATCGACGGCCAGGACGTCCCCCAAGGGGATCTGTCCCTGGAGGTCGGCGGCACCCGTTACGCGCTGCCCGACCTTCCGGCGCAGAGTGAAACCCTCTGGTACCTGCAGGAACACCCGCTGCTCATTGTCCGCCGTGACCGGCCCGCTGCTCCCGGGGACCACCACACCGTCCAGCTCATCGGCGAGCTCCGCCTGCCGTACATGCAGATTGCCCCGGGGCAGGACGGGGCCCCGGGCATGTATGTCCCCAACTTCGTGAACCAGGCACTTGAACTGGCCGTCACCGATGGACCTGCGCCCGCACCCCTACTCACGACGGCGACACCCCCTCCGCCGGCAACCGGGGAAGACCCCTTTGCCCTTGGGCTCACGCTGTATTCGGCAAGCGCCGAGTTCCGCGCCGGCTGGTACGACTTCGACGGGCTGCTGAACCGGGTTGCCGATCTTGGCATCGGCCCGGGCATCGAGATTGTGGCCTCCCAAGTGCTGCCCACCTACCCCCGCGTAACGGATGACTTCGCCCGGGCCTGGCAGACTGCGTTCGACAAGCACGGCTTCTCCGCCAGTTCGTTCGGCGCAAACCTGGACATGGGCAGGCGCCGTGACCGGGACATGACGCCGGACGAGGAGTATGAGTTCACGGAGACCCTGTTCCATGGTGCGAAGAAGCTGGGATTCCCCCTGGTCCGCATCCAGAGCGCCAAGCCGGGCCTTCTCCGCCGCCTCCTGCCGCTGGCCGAGAAGCTGGAACTCAAGATGGCCTACGAAATCCACGCGCCGATGGGACCCAACTCGCCGGAAATCATGAAGGTTCGGGACGTCTACGCAGAACTCGATTCGCCGTTGCTGGGGTTCGTGGCTGACTTTTCGTCCACCATGCACAGCATGTCGCCCACGCTCCTCCGTGCCGTGCGCCGGGCGGGCCTGGACGACGACTCCGTCGACACCCTCCAGGCAATCTGGGCCACCGATGCGCCTATGCGGGCCCGGCAGGAGGAATTCATCGGCTACCTCAAGGGCCGGGACTTCGACCCTGCCCGGCTGGGTTCCTTTGCGCACCTGGCCTTCAATATGCACGGCCACGTCAGCCCCGCGGAGTGGGCGGACATCATGCCCCAGATCCTGCACGTCCACGCAAAGTTCTATGACATCGACGAGCATGGCGACGAGCCCGCCATCGACTACCCGGAGCTGGTTCGCGTCTTCGTGGAGGGCGGCTACCGCGGCTACTGGTCCAGCGAGTGGGAAGGCCACGCGTTCGCTGAACTGGGCGAAGTGGACCCGCTGGTGCTGGTCCGCAGGCAGCATGACCTCATCCGCAAGAGCATACGGTCCGTGCCGGCCACTGCCTAG
- a CDS encoding carbohydrate ABC transporter permease — translation MTATMQPKSEAAEAPRRGRRTPGAGQSTRSRGHGLEFGHWWWALPGIALVFAIHYVATGIGGFFAFTNWTGIGAFKITGWANFEAIFKDPTKVGALSNTLFLAFGSVFLGNIAGLIIALGLNRVIKTRYILRTLFFMPVVLSPLATAYIWKYIFDFDGPLNAFLTAIGAGDQAKPWLADPQWAIWTVLVVLVWSSTGFAMVIFMAGLAGVAVEVEEAAAIDGANLWQRFRNVTLPAIRPAVAIATTLGIVQGLRVFDPIMALTGGGPAGATETLATQVYKQAFALGNFGGGAALALVLAAIILFFAVIQQRLTRSNPED, via the coding sequence ATGACTGCGACGATGCAACCGAAAAGCGAAGCAGCTGAAGCACCCCGGAGAGGCAGGCGTACCCCGGGGGCGGGCCAAAGCACCCGCTCCCGGGGCCACGGCCTGGAGTTCGGACACTGGTGGTGGGCGCTGCCCGGGATAGCCCTGGTGTTTGCCATCCACTACGTGGCAACCGGCATCGGCGGATTTTTTGCCTTCACCAACTGGACGGGCATCGGCGCGTTCAAGATCACGGGCTGGGCCAACTTTGAAGCGATCTTCAAGGACCCCACCAAAGTCGGGGCTCTCTCAAACACGCTTTTCCTGGCCTTCGGCTCGGTCTTCCTGGGCAATATCGCCGGACTGATCATTGCCCTGGGGCTGAACCGGGTGATCAAGACGCGCTACATCCTCCGCACCCTGTTCTTCATGCCGGTAGTGCTCAGCCCGCTGGCCACGGCCTACATCTGGAAGTACATCTTCGACTTCGACGGCCCGCTCAATGCATTCCTCACGGCGATCGGCGCCGGGGACCAGGCCAAGCCCTGGCTTGCGGATCCGCAATGGGCCATCTGGACCGTCCTGGTGGTCCTGGTCTGGTCATCCACCGGCTTTGCCATGGTCATCTTCATGGCCGGCCTGGCGGGCGTTGCAGTGGAAGTGGAAGAAGCGGCAGCCATAGACGGCGCCAACCTGTGGCAGCGTTTCCGCAACGTCACCCTTCCCGCGATCCGCCCCGCCGTCGCCATTGCCACCACGCTTGGCATCGTCCAGGGACTGCGCGTCTTCGACCCCATCATGGCGCTCACCGGCGGGGGACCCGCAGGGGCCACGGAAACGTTGGCCACCCAGGTCTACAAGCAGGCCTTCGCGCTGGGTAACTTCGGCGGCGGCGCTGCCCTTGCCCTGGTGCTGGCCGCCATTATCTTGTTCTTCGCCGTAATCCAGCAGCGGCTGACGCGTTCGAACCCCGAGGACTAA
- a CDS encoding cyclodeaminase/cyclohydrolase family protein, whose translation MEEAEVTTQDSTVEEWTRALAESTGSPGGGAGTGLMLAVAASLTSMVAGYSGNGEDDGGEPAGIRTRARALRREALQLADDDASASKAFGAAFRREPGPERDEAIRRASVEAAAASAVLGERAIEAIDDLTWLATDGNRSLVADVVVAFGALRAAVTGARTNVSFDLGSLRSTGATLEQVRQQQPDLWAAVQKLSEAMDRIDTLTADIDHRAAPTDAA comes from the coding sequence ATGGAAGAGGCTGAAGTAACCACCCAGGATTCGACTGTTGAGGAGTGGACACGCGCTCTGGCGGAGTCCACGGGTTCGCCGGGCGGGGGCGCGGGGACCGGTCTGATGCTGGCGGTGGCGGCGTCGCTGACGTCGATGGTCGCCGGCTACAGCGGCAACGGGGAGGACGACGGCGGGGAGCCGGCCGGGATACGGACACGCGCCAGGGCGCTGCGCCGGGAAGCCCTGCAGCTGGCAGATGACGACGCGTCCGCTTCCAAAGCCTTCGGTGCCGCCTTCCGGCGCGAGCCGGGCCCGGAACGGGACGAAGCCATCCGCCGGGCATCCGTGGAGGCTGCGGCCGCATCCGCTGTCCTGGGCGAACGGGCCATCGAAGCCATTGACGACCTCACCTGGCTGGCCACCGACGGCAACCGGTCACTGGTCGCGGACGTCGTGGTCGCGTTCGGCGCCCTCCGCGCGGCAGTGACCGGCGCCCGCACCAATGTCAGTTTCGACCTCGGATCCCTCCGCTCCACCGGGGCCACCTTGGAGCAGGTCCGTCAGCAGCAGCCGGACCTGTGGGCCGCCGTCCAGAAACTCAGCGAAGCCATGGACCGCATTGACACCCTGACCGCAGACATTGACCACCGTGCCGCCCCAACCGACGCCGCCTGA
- a CDS encoding LysR family transcriptional regulator — protein sequence MTNYASLARLDLNLLISLDALITERSVTRAAERLHLSQPALSASLARLRSHFGDPILARRGNAYELTPFALRLAEHTTAALEAARRVFESQASWEPADSEREFSIYGSDYGFSTIGRVVSELAAQRAPGVRFRFMLHNPLVVEDAANRLRSVDGMVIPHGFLNGLPYQDLWRDDWVAIVSSSNGAVGEKITMENIAELPWVMTYQSRSAFTSAQRQIQQLGIEPRVEVTVESFLALPHFVLGTHRIGLIQAALAPVALQLDGVRVLPLPFDATPLVNALWWHPAHDRDSEHEWMRALFKEAADIVAASAPGEPR from the coding sequence GTGACCAACTACGCTTCGCTCGCGCGGCTTGACCTGAACCTGCTGATCTCATTGGACGCGCTCATCACCGAACGGAGCGTTACCAGGGCGGCGGAGCGCCTCCATTTGAGCCAGCCGGCACTGAGCGCTTCCCTTGCACGGCTGCGGTCCCATTTTGGCGATCCCATCCTGGCCCGCCGCGGCAACGCCTATGAGCTGACACCTTTCGCGCTGCGCCTGGCCGAACACACCACAGCCGCCCTTGAGGCTGCCCGCCGTGTCTTTGAAAGCCAGGCATCATGGGAACCGGCAGACTCCGAACGCGAGTTTTCCATCTATGGTTCCGATTACGGCTTCAGTACCATCGGCCGCGTTGTTTCCGAACTCGCGGCCCAGCGCGCCCCGGGAGTCCGGTTCCGGTTCATGCTGCACAATCCGCTGGTGGTGGAGGATGCCGCCAACCGTCTTCGTTCGGTGGACGGCATGGTCATCCCGCACGGCTTCCTTAACGGGTTGCCGTACCAGGACCTGTGGCGCGATGACTGGGTGGCCATCGTTTCCTCCTCCAACGGCGCTGTCGGCGAAAAGATCACCATGGAGAACATCGCAGAGCTGCCGTGGGTGATGACATACCAGTCCCGGTCAGCATTTACGTCCGCCCAGCGCCAGATCCAGCAGCTGGGGATTGAACCGCGGGTGGAGGTCACGGTTGAGAGTTTCCTCGCCCTCCCCCATTTCGTGCTGGGCACGCACCGGATCGGCCTGATCCAGGCAGCGCTGGCACCGGTTGCCCTGCAGCTGGACGGCGTGCGTGTCCTGCCGCTGCCCTTCGATGCCACTCCGCTGGTCAATGCCCTGTGGTGGCATCCCGCGCATGACCGGGACTCCGAACATGAGTGGATGCGCGCCCTCTTCAAGGAGGCGGCGGACATTGTCGCCGCCTCCGCTCCAGGGGAACCCCGCTAG
- a CDS encoding SDR family NAD(P)-dependent oxidoreductase, with protein sequence MARVFITGSTDGLGHAAADTLLRDGHEVIVHARSPERIPAVQHLLDRGAQSVVGDLAMLADVRKIAENVNGIGGIDAVIHNAGVLSGAALLPVNVVAPYLLTALIPGPRRLIYLSSGMHRGGDTGLDGLDWAGRTTTASYSTTKLHVTALSAAVARLVPNVASNAVDPGWVPTRMGGRSAPDSLELGHRTQEWLATSNDPAALASGGYWYHQHLQAPHPAANDPRFQDALLSRLAEHTGVTLEGLG encoded by the coding sequence ATGGCACGCGTCTTCATCACCGGATCCACCGACGGACTTGGCCACGCGGCCGCGGACACGCTGTTGCGGGACGGCCACGAGGTCATCGTGCACGCACGGTCCCCGGAACGGATCCCCGCAGTCCAGCACCTGCTGGACCGCGGGGCGCAGAGCGTTGTCGGGGACCTGGCCATGCTGGCGGACGTCCGGAAGATCGCGGAGAACGTCAACGGAATCGGCGGCATCGACGCCGTCATCCACAATGCCGGCGTCCTCAGCGGCGCGGCGCTGCTGCCGGTGAACGTGGTGGCCCCGTACCTCCTGACAGCACTCATTCCCGGCCCCCGCCGGCTCATCTACTTGAGCAGCGGCATGCACCGGGGCGGCGACACCGGCCTGGACGGCCTGGACTGGGCAGGACGCACGACGACGGCTTCCTACTCCACCACCAAGCTGCACGTCACTGCGCTGTCGGCAGCAGTGGCCCGGCTGGTGCCGAACGTCGCCAGCAACGCGGTGGATCCCGGCTGGGTGCCCACCCGGATGGGCGGGCGGTCGGCCCCGGACAGCCTGGAACTGGGCCACCGCACCCAGGAATGGCTGGCCACCAGTAATGACCCGGCCGCCCTGGCCAGCGGGGGCTACTGGTACCACCAGCACCTCCAGGCCCCGCACCCGGCCGCCAATGATCCGCGGTTCCAGGACGCCCTGCTGTCCCGGCTCGCGGAGCACACCGGCGTCACGCTGGAGGGCCTGGGCTGA
- a CDS encoding DUF6379 domain-containing protein, whose protein sequence is MLLERDLIQSAGFRNVTEGGRVTGFQFRVRMPSYRGMAASLVDGVAVRVGNLVDVGPDIPLWTFGGRTFSLPELWGSEGVRWPLEEAAVITVPFDGGLPQGVHELSIELRLRMSYIPVEHQPTIHRVSRKVTLAPEGGDGTFRYGVSLYSYMGDYGTVLDLESALAHVADVGATGVEILGEGHVPGYPEPSPAWIDTWFNLLEKYSLEPTNYGSWIDTRLHPGRSMTAAEGAQALQRDLKLAHRLGFSFVRPKIGVVSSDLVPDPIWTESVERSLDLAHELGVVICPEIHSPTPIKHPVVDDYIGLIERTGTKNFGLLIDTGIFQDRPIPLREGETRESRPAFLDGIGVNPADFKDIAQYVVFIQAKFHDINDRLEDQQIPWRRVLQALKDSGYTGYLSSEYEGERTPWRAIEQVRRQHALIRRITSELD, encoded by the coding sequence ATGCTTCTCGAAAGAGACCTCATCCAGTCCGCAGGCTTCCGCAACGTCACGGAAGGAGGGCGGGTAACCGGCTTCCAGTTCCGCGTCCGGATGCCCTCCTACCGGGGCATGGCGGCTTCCCTGGTCGATGGCGTCGCTGTGCGCGTCGGCAACCTGGTGGACGTGGGTCCGGACATTCCGTTGTGGACCTTTGGCGGACGGACCTTTTCCCTGCCGGAGCTGTGGGGCAGCGAAGGGGTCCGCTGGCCGCTTGAGGAAGCGGCGGTGATAACGGTTCCGTTCGACGGCGGCCTTCCGCAAGGTGTCCATGAACTGAGCATCGAGCTGCGGTTACGGATGTCCTACATACCTGTGGAGCACCAGCCCACCATCCACCGGGTCAGCCGCAAGGTCACGCTGGCGCCCGAAGGCGGCGACGGGACGTTCCGCTATGGAGTTTCCCTCTATAGCTACATGGGCGATTACGGCACAGTCCTGGACCTGGAAAGTGCCCTGGCCCACGTGGCCGATGTGGGCGCAACGGGGGTAGAGATCCTCGGCGAGGGGCACGTTCCCGGCTATCCTGAGCCCTCGCCGGCCTGGATCGACACATGGTTCAACCTGCTGGAAAAGTACTCCCTGGAGCCCACCAACTACGGTTCCTGGATTGATACCAGGCTCCACCCGGGCCGATCGATGACGGCCGCCGAAGGCGCGCAGGCCCTGCAGAGGGACCTGAAACTCGCCCACCGGCTGGGCTTCAGCTTTGTCCGGCCAAAAATCGGCGTGGTCTCCAGCGACCTCGTGCCGGACCCCATCTGGACTGAATCGGTGGAACGCTCCCTTGACCTGGCCCACGAGCTGGGAGTGGTCATCTGCCCCGAGATTCACTCTCCCACGCCCATCAAGCACCCGGTGGTGGATGACTACATTGGGCTCATTGAGCGGACGGGAACCAAGAACTTCGGCCTGCTCATCGACACCGGAATTTTCCAGGACCGGCCCATACCGCTGCGTGAAGGTGAGACCCGGGAAAGCCGTCCGGCGTTCCTTGACGGCATCGGCGTAAACCCCGCGGACTTCAAGGACATTGCCCAATATGTGGTGTTCATCCAGGCGAAATTCCACGACATTAACGACCGGCTGGAAGACCAGCAGATTCCCTGGCGTCGCGTGCTCCAGGCACTGAAGGACTCCGGCTATACCGGCTACCTCTCCAGCGAATACGAAGGCGAACGCACTCCTTGGCGGGCAATCGAGCAGGTGCGCCGCCAGCATGCCCTGATCCGCCGCATCACCTCCGAACTCGACTGA
- a CDS encoding ABC transporter substrate-binding protein — MTQHRRSLALKAAGALAVPTLAALALTGCSSSAESASSSGSKEFSLSFATSNTIESPFQKLGEDYMKAHPDVKITFNPQPNDSYDQTLRTQLQAGNASDVVVTTPGSGQGRSILPLAEAGFLEPLDDAARKLLPAGSDSTFGKDGKVYGQATEITVAALVSNEAAVKAAGQFPADFAALEDQCKTLESSGKSLFAIAGSAPPNTGLMAMSLAATRVYAEDPKWNDKRAAKEVTFAGSDGWKSALEAVNTLKDAGCFQKGAAGAGFDAITKGLAGGTAVAGFIPAPSWKQLASAASGTDFAVRALPADKGGKDYVYASANYAFSVNAASKNKDAAKAFLDWAAEPEQTKAFAEIDGALPVSGLDKYDFEGGAYKNVGELIKNGNYSPLPNIQWPNSAVYDALATGVQGIITGQKSPDQVLQAMDAAWG, encoded by the coding sequence ATGACACAGCACCGACGCTCCCTGGCACTCAAAGCTGCCGGCGCCCTTGCCGTCCCCACCCTGGCTGCCCTGGCCCTCACCGGCTGCTCATCCTCCGCTGAAAGCGCCAGCTCCTCCGGCAGCAAGGAATTCTCGCTCTCCTTCGCCACCTCCAACACCATCGAAAGCCCGTTCCAGAAGCTGGGCGAGGACTACATGAAGGCGCACCCGGACGTGAAGATCACGTTCAACCCGCAGCCCAACGACTCCTACGACCAGACCCTCCGGACGCAGCTGCAGGCCGGCAACGCCTCCGACGTAGTGGTCACGACCCCGGGTTCAGGCCAGGGCCGCAGCATCCTGCCGCTGGCCGAGGCCGGCTTCCTTGAGCCGCTGGATGACGCGGCCAGGAAACTCCTGCCGGCTGGAAGCGACAGCACCTTCGGCAAGGACGGCAAGGTCTACGGCCAGGCAACGGAAATCACCGTTGCTGCCCTTGTCTCCAACGAGGCAGCGGTCAAGGCCGCGGGACAGTTCCCCGCGGACTTCGCAGCCCTGGAAGACCAGTGCAAGACCCTTGAATCGTCCGGCAAATCGCTCTTTGCCATCGCCGGTTCGGCCCCTCCCAACACGGGCCTGATGGCCATGTCCCTGGCAGCCACCCGGGTGTACGCCGAAGACCCCAAGTGGAATGACAAACGCGCCGCCAAGGAAGTGACGTTCGCGGGTTCGGACGGGTGGAAGTCGGCACTGGAAGCGGTCAACACCCTCAAGGACGCCGGCTGCTTCCAAAAGGGCGCTGCCGGTGCCGGCTTTGACGCCATCACCAAGGGCCTTGCAGGCGGCACCGCCGTGGCCGGCTTCATCCCGGCTCCCAGCTGGAAGCAGCTGGCGTCGGCCGCGTCCGGTACCGATTTCGCCGTCCGCGCGCTTCCCGCCGACAAGGGCGGCAAGGATTATGTCTACGCCAGCGCCAACTACGCCTTCTCCGTCAACGCGGCCTCAAAGAACAAGGACGCTGCCAAGGCCTTCCTCGACTGGGCCGCGGAGCCGGAGCAGACCAAGGCATTTGCCGAGATCGACGGCGCCCTCCCCGTCAGCGGACTGGACAAGTACGACTTCGAAGGCGGCGCCTACAAGAACGTGGGTGAGCTGATCAAGAACGGAAACTACAGCCCCCTGCCCAACATCCAGTGGCCCAACTCCGCCGTGTACGACGCGCTGGCCACCGGTGTCCAGGGAATCATCACGGGCCAGAAGAGCCCTGACCAGGTGCTGCAGGCCATGGACGCAGCCTGGGGCTAG
- a CDS encoding alpha/beta hydrolase, producing the protein MQRHSYQYGQDPSQWGELFLPDLPVGSKHRGVVVVIHGGYWRSTYGAELGEPLAKDLAEHGMAAWNLEYRRAGNGGGWPGTFQDILAGIDKLAALAGPHSLDLGKVVALGHSAGGHLAVWAAGRDRLDGLGAAEARQMENTNDAVRLTGVVSQSGVLNLAEAERLGLSNGAVGNLLGGPSSDFPGRHRVADPMAALPLGVPVYAVHTTEDEDVPLGMSTTYVDASRSGPVPARLITVPGDHFALIDPAAEAYVTCRELVEELLG; encoded by the coding sequence GTGCAGCGGCATAGTTACCAGTACGGCCAGGACCCCAGCCAGTGGGGTGAGCTTTTCCTCCCGGATCTCCCTGTGGGCAGCAAGCATCGGGGTGTGGTGGTGGTGATCCACGGCGGCTACTGGCGCTCCACCTACGGCGCCGAACTGGGGGAGCCGCTGGCGAAGGACCTGGCGGAGCACGGGATGGCCGCCTGGAACCTGGAGTACCGCCGCGCGGGCAACGGCGGGGGCTGGCCGGGCACCTTCCAGGACATCCTTGCGGGCATCGACAAGCTTGCCGCGCTCGCAGGGCCGCACTCGCTGGACTTGGGCAAAGTAGTGGCGCTGGGACATTCTGCCGGCGGCCACTTGGCGGTGTGGGCTGCGGGCAGGGATCGACTGGACGGGCTTGGGGCGGCGGAGGCCCGCCAGATGGAGAACACGAACGACGCCGTCCGCCTCACCGGGGTGGTCAGCCAGTCCGGCGTGCTCAACCTGGCCGAAGCCGAAAGGCTGGGCCTCAGCAACGGCGCCGTGGGCAACCTGTTGGGCGGACCGTCGTCGGACTTCCCCGGGCGACACCGCGTGGCCGACCCGATGGCCGCGCTGCCGCTGGGCGTTCCGGTCTACGCCGTCCACACGACGGAAGATGAGGATGTTCCCCTGGGCATGTCCACGACGTATGTGGACGCCAGCCGTTCCGGACCCGTTCCTGCGCGGCTGATTACGGTGCCGGGGGACCACTTCGCGCTCATCGATCCCGCCGCGGAGGCCTATGTGACGTGCCGGGAACTGGTTGAAGAGCTGCTCGGCTGA
- a CDS encoding carbohydrate kinase codes for MLTVIGEGLVDVVQRASGIEAHVGGSPLNVAVGLARLDHPVQFIGRYGRDAYGDSVAAHLRASSVMLPMPPDELPTSVATALIDDDGAATYTFDLAWELPHLADRLGFMLQGTTLLHTGSIATMLAPGATEVLAAVEYAHPSATISFDPNCRPSIITDVDFARRQAEKFVTLSDVVKASDEDLAWLYPEQDVLDSARKWLALGGEEGPAMVVVTRGADGPWGVCRAGEAAIPAPRVEVADTVGAGDSFMAALLSGLVDRELDGAQNRQDLRDLPVEGLSELLEHAARAAAVTVSRPGANPPTREELHGAETEA; via the coding sequence ATGCTCACAGTGATCGGCGAAGGCCTTGTTGACGTTGTCCAGCGCGCTTCCGGGATCGAGGCCCACGTGGGTGGCAGTCCGCTGAATGTCGCCGTGGGCCTGGCCCGGCTGGACCACCCGGTGCAGTTTATTGGCCGTTACGGCCGCGACGCGTATGGGGACTCCGTGGCTGCGCACCTGCGCGCCAGCTCCGTCATGCTGCCGATGCCCCCGGACGAGCTGCCCACCAGCGTGGCCACCGCACTGATTGACGACGACGGCGCCGCCACCTACACCTTCGACCTCGCCTGGGAGCTGCCGCACCTGGCAGACCGGCTTGGCTTCATGCTGCAGGGAACCACCCTGCTGCACACCGGTTCCATTGCCACCATGCTGGCGCCCGGTGCAACCGAAGTGCTGGCCGCCGTCGAATACGCCCATCCGTCCGCCACCATCAGCTTCGATCCCAACTGCCGGCCCAGCATCATCACGGACGTGGACTTTGCGCGGCGGCAGGCGGAAAAGTTCGTGACGTTGTCCGACGTGGTCAAGGCCTCGGATGAAGACCTGGCCTGGCTTTATCCGGAACAGGATGTGCTGGATTCGGCCCGCAAGTGGCTGGCGCTCGGCGGCGAGGAAGGTCCGGCGATGGTGGTGGTCACCCGCGGTGCGGACGGGCCATGGGGCGTGTGCCGTGCTGGTGAAGCCGCCATTCCTGCGCCCAGGGTGGAGGTGGCGGACACCGTGGGGGCGGGGGATTCCTTCATGGCGGCGCTGCTGTCCGGCCTGGTGGACCGGGAGCTGGACGGCGCCCAGAACCGGCAGGACCTGCGCGACCTTCCCGTCGAAGGACTCTCCGAACTCCTGGAACATGCCGCCCGCGCCGCTGCTGTCACCGTGTCCCGCCCCGGTGCCAACCCGCCGACCCGGGAGGAACTCCACGGGGCTGAAACGGAAGCCTGA